The following proteins come from a genomic window of Campylobacter sp. RM16189:
- a CDS encoding MATE family efflux transporter, with protein sequence MNLTKDPIRPLIITLATPAGLAMMFNTLYNVTGTYFASTISTTAVAGMSMSFLLYLSVVGIGLGFGSALTALIGNSLGQKREFLAKIYAQKGVAFVLLFAISMGILGYIITPKLLIFLGANDEFLGEALEYIRVIFLASPFFLAIKGLNGVLVALGDTKTLRNWLFVGLFINALFCYVYLYIFDLGVGGIALATASVQLLGTLYLSKKVRDTGMIDFKNLTMFLPDWRIYSKILKQAVPACLNYLSMSFGGLILLKFISHYGTNAVAGYGIALRIEQIVALPTVGIAAAVLSIISRNFGAKEYGRVIECYKSALKILLYFCLFACAFCVFCGTYIISLFDANPEVISAGQSYLLINSFAFLGYAIINISGSALQAIKQPIMAFVLNAMRLILLQICIFSFVVYVLKGVLVDIWVGMFFNVYFTAGCFLVYMYFKLKKLPRRDRL encoded by the coding sequence ATGAATTTAACCAAAGACCCCATTAGACCGCTTATCATCACTCTAGCTACGCCGGCCGGGCTTGCTATGATGTTTAACACCCTTTATAACGTCACGGGCACTTACTTTGCCTCTACCATCTCAACTACTGCGGTTGCAGGCATGTCGATGAGCTTTTTGCTTTATCTTAGCGTCGTTGGTATCGGGCTTGGCTTTGGCTCTGCGCTTACTGCGCTCATTGGAAATTCACTCGGGCAAAAAAGAGAATTTCTAGCTAAAATTTACGCTCAAAAAGGCGTTGCTTTTGTACTTCTTTTTGCTATCTCGATGGGAATTTTAGGTTATATTATCACTCCGAAACTGCTCATTTTCTTGGGCGCAAACGATGAGTTTTTAGGCGAAGCGCTTGAGTATATAAGGGTGATTTTTTTGGCTTCTCCTTTTTTCTTGGCGATTAAGGGATTAAACGGAGTTTTGGTAGCACTTGGCGATACGAAAACGCTTAGAAATTGGCTTTTTGTCGGCCTTTTTATAAACGCTCTTTTTTGTTACGTCTATCTTTACATCTTTGATCTTGGAGTTGGCGGCATAGCGCTTGCAACCGCTAGCGTGCAGCTTTTAGGCACTCTTTATCTATCTAAAAAAGTTCGCGATACGGGTATGATTGATTTTAAAAATTTGACTATGTTTTTGCCTGACTGGCGAATTTACTCTAAAATTTTAAAACAAGCCGTGCCTGCTTGCCTAAACTATCTTTCGATGTCTTTTGGCGGGCTTATCTTGCTTAAATTTATAAGCCACTACGGCACAAACGCAGTCGCAGGATACGGTATTGCGCTTAGGATCGAGCAGATCGTGGCGCTTCCTACTGTGGGTATCGCTGCGGCAGTCCTTAGCATCATCTCGCGAAATTTTGGCGCCAAAGAGTATGGGCGCGTGATAGAGTGCTACAAAAGCGCGCTTAAAATTTTGCTTTATTTCTGCCTTTTTGCTTGTGCTTTTTGCGTGTTTTGCGGCACTTATATCATCTCACTTTTTGACGCAAATCCGGAGGTTATCAGCGCAGGACAAAGCTATCTACTCATAAATTCCTTTGCTTTTTTGGGATATGCGATCATAAACATCTCAGGCAGCGCGCTACAAGCGATAAAGCAGCCTATCATGGCGTTTGTGCTAAATGCCATGCGGCTTATCTTACTTCAAATTTGCATATTTTCGTT
- a CDS encoding TerC family protein yields the protein MFEWMSSPEAWLSLITLTSLEIVLGIDNIIFIAILVGKLPPHQRDKARIMGLAFAMITRILLLLSLFWIMKLTKPLFTVFDFTITGRDLVLILGGLFLIAKSTLEIHSNVTGEHHEQKTPKAAGFWIIITEIAILDIVFSLDSVITAVGMADHIEIMILAVMIAVGVMMFASKAISNFVDNNPTIKILALAFLILIGFALVGEGLGLHVPKAYIYFAMGFSLSVELLNIYARKKARQIENH from the coding sequence ATGTTTGAATGGATGAGCTCTCCTGAGGCGTGGCTATCGCTTATTACCCTTACGTCACTTGAAATAGTCTTGGGAATTGACAACATCATTTTTATAGCGATTTTGGTTGGCAAGCTTCCGCCTCATCAGCGAGACAAAGCCCGTATAATGGGACTTGCCTTTGCGATGATTACGCGGATATTGCTGCTGCTTTCGCTATTTTGGATTATGAAGCTTACAAAGCCGCTATTTACCGTGTTTGATTTTACGATTACGGGGCGGGATTTGGTGCTAATTTTAGGAGGACTTTTCCTTATCGCAAAATCCACTCTTGAGATCCACTCAAACGTAACCGGCGAACATCACGAGCAAAAGACGCCTAAAGCGGCTGGATTTTGGATCATCATCACCGAAATCGCCATTCTTGACATCGTATTTTCGCTTGATAGCGTTATCACAGCGGTTGGTATGGCCGATCACATCGAGATCATGATACTTGCGGTTATGATCGCAGTTGGCGTGATGATGTTTGCTTCCAAGGCGATATCAAATTTCGTGGACAACAACCCTACGATCAAAATTCTCGCCCTTGCCTTCCTTATCCTTATCGGATTTGCGCTTGTTGGCGAAGGTCTTGGCTTGCACGTGCCTAAGGCTTACATCTACTTTGCGATGGGCTTTTCTCTCTCTGTTGAGCTTCTTAATATCTACGCAAGAAAGAAAGCTCGCCAGATAGAAAACCACTGA
- a CDS encoding low specificity L-threonine aldolase gives MTYFQCDYASGAHPKIIQNLVATNNDQCLGYGSDKYCERAIEKIKDACQKPDADVHFLVGGTQTNSIVIASILRPHQGVISADSGHIAVHEAGAIEAGGHKVLILPSIDGKITAEQVKECCELHQKDPVRHHTVQPGMVYISFPTEIGTLYSKQELKDLSSVCKSLNLPLFIDGARLGYGIMSEFCDLNLADIAEFCDIFYIGGTKCGTLFGEAVVITNNTLKKDFRYIMKQRGALLAKGRMLGIQFDALFTDNLYFEICKNAVSYALKIRKAFEDKGVEVMSNSQTNQQFFALSDEWLEKLSQKYVFQFIYKMTDGRNFIRVCTSWSTKKEEVEALVADIKAL, from the coding sequence ATGACATATTTTCAATGCGATTATGCAAGCGGGGCTCATCCTAAAATCATCCAAAATTTAGTTGCGACAAATAACGATCAATGTCTAGGATATGGCAGTGATAAATATTGTGAAAGAGCAATAGAAAAGATCAAAGATGCTTGTCAAAAACCTGATGCAGATGTACATTTTTTGGTTGGAGGTACTCAGACAAACTCTATAGTTATAGCCTCTATTTTACGTCCTCATCAGGGCGTAATTTCTGCAGATAGTGGTCATATAGCCGTCCATGAAGCTGGAGCCATAGAAGCTGGCGGACATAAGGTCTTGATTTTACCTTCAATTGATGGAAAAATAACGGCCGAGCAGGTTAAAGAGTGCTGTGAACTACATCAAAAAGATCCTGTAAGACATCATACGGTTCAGCCTGGAATGGTATATATCTCATTTCCTACCGAGATTGGCACGCTTTATTCAAAGCAAGAGCTTAAAGATCTTAGTAGCGTTTGCAAAAGCTTAAACTTACCACTTTTTATAGATGGCGCCAGGCTTGGATATGGGATAATGAGCGAATTTTGTGATCTAAATTTAGCAGATATTGCTGAGTTTTGCGACATTTTTTATATCGGAGGCACCAAGTGCGGAACTCTTTTTGGAGAAGCTGTGGTGATTACAAACAACACTCTTAAAAAAGATTTTAGGTATATAATGAAACAGCGTGGTGCGCTTTTGGCTAAAGGTAGGATGCTTGGAATCCAGTTTGATGCGCTATTTACGGATAATCTTTACTTTGAAATTTGTAAAAATGCCGTTTCTTACGCGCTTAAAATTAGAAAAGCCTTTGAGGATAAAGGTGTGGAGGTTATGTCAAATTCTCAAACTAATCAGCAGTTTTTCGCGCTTAGTGATGAATGGCTTGAAAAACTAAGTCAAAAGTATGTATTTCAGTTTATTTATAAAATGACTGACGGGCGAAATTTTATCAGGGTTTGTACTAGCTGGTCGACCAAAAAAGAAGAGGTTGAAGCACTCGTAGCCGATATAAAGGCGCTTTGA
- the nfo gene encoding deoxyribonuclease IV — MKYIGAHVSASGGVENAPLNAMQIGANAFALFVKNQRQWSAKPLTDENISKFKENLKLAQISPEHVLPHNSYLINLGHFDSEKRQISIDAFLDEINRVEELGLKMINFHPGSHLKEISTEQCLDNIAESINFLLENSQNVKLVIENTAGQGSNLGFKFEHIAYLIKKCFDKNRIGVCLDTCHTFSAGYDIKDSYEKVMNEFDQIIGVKYLSAMHLNDTKFGLASKKDRHESLGKGFLELRTFENIIKDKRTDNIPLILETIDESIWADEIKILRNFIE, encoded by the coding sequence ATGAAATATATTGGTGCACATGTAAGTGCGAGTGGCGGAGTCGAGAACGCTCCGCTAAATGCGATGCAAATAGGCGCAAACGCCTTTGCACTCTTTGTTAAAAATCAACGTCAATGGAGCGCCAAGCCGCTAACAGACGAAAATATCTCAAAATTTAAAGAAAATCTGAAATTAGCTCAAATTTCACCAGAGCATGTCTTACCTCACAATAGTTATTTGATAAATTTAGGTCATTTTGATAGTGAAAAGCGTCAAATTTCAATAGATGCCTTTTTAGATGAAATTAATAGAGTAGAAGAGCTTGGTCTAAAAATGATAAATTTTCACCCTGGCTCACATCTAAAAGAGATTTCAACCGAACAGTGTCTAGACAACATAGCCGAATCTATAAATTTTTTGCTTGAAAATAGCCAAAATGTAAAGCTTGTGATAGAAAATACTGCAGGACAAGGAAGTAATCTGGGCTTTAAATTTGAACACATCGCATATCTAATTAAAAAATGCTTCGATAAGAATAGAATTGGAGTCTGCCTTGATACCTGCCACACTTTTTCTGCTGGTTATGATATAAAAGATAGCTACGAAAAGGTTATGAATGAATTTGACCAAATAATAGGCGTAAAATATCTAAGCGCGATGCATTTAAATGACACAAAATTTGGGCTAGCATCCAAAAAAGATAGGCACGAGAGCCTTGGAAAAGGTTTTTTGGAGCTAAGAACATTTGAAAACATTATAAAAGACAAACGCACAGACAATATCCCGCTCATACTTGAGACGATTGACGAGAGTATCTGGGCGGATGAGATAAAAATTTTAAGAAATTTTATAGAATAG
- a CDS encoding outer membrane protein transport protein, translating to MKKYLLFSLAACSLLNGAGFKLPEQSSDSVALLNSNIATSFGPDAAYFNPANMLFLDDPRHQFESSFSYLQLDNVKYTHYDGKKYKSRKSKALLPTFHFVSPEYIANWKFGISLVVPAGMSMRWDEDLPKATSKKFDLKVMELNPSAAYRITDNLAIGFGLRAIYTKGEAIQDINSPLKADQDIKGDGVNFGYNIALTYKPIENLSLAATYRSKVDMKLKGDTDIKAPAHPLGAFPDGSYNGKAKLNVPLPASLNLAISYEIKDTTLMFAYEKTYWSAWKELNFDYPNAGASNYSNPFFKAFDEPKARNWKDTNTYRFGIAHNATQKLRIMGSIIFDEAASLSSTTSFDLPDTKAVAYGTGFNYKFSEDLELGMSYFYQDRKKRDVKYYSGNPNYPNGTFERGNAQAINLGIKYKF from the coding sequence ATGAAAAAATATTTATTGTTTTCTTTGGCGGCTTGTAGCCTTTTAAACGGTGCTGGGTTTAAACTACCTGAGCAAAGTAGCGATAGTGTAGCACTTTTAAACTCGAACATTGCAACGAGCTTTGGTCCTGATGCGGCCTATTTTAACCCTGCGAACATGTTGTTTTTAGATGATCCTAGACATCAGTTTGAAAGCTCGTTTTCATATTTGCAGCTAGATAACGTCAAATACACTCACTACGACGGCAAAAAATACAAATCAAGAAAATCAAAAGCCCTTCTTCCGACATTTCATTTCGTATCGCCTGAATATATTGCGAACTGGAAATTTGGTATATCTTTAGTTGTACCTGCAGGAATGTCGATGAGATGGGACGAGGATCTACCTAAGGCAACTTCAAAGAAATTTGATCTAAAGGTAATGGAGCTAAATCCTAGCGCCGCTTATAGAATTACAGATAATCTGGCTATAGGTTTTGGATTAAGAGCAATATATACAAAAGGAGAGGCCATTCAGGATATAAACTCTCCTCTTAAAGCAGACCAAGATATCAAAGGTGATGGCGTAAATTTTGGATACAACATAGCTTTGACATATAAACCTATCGAAAATTTAAGCCTAGCAGCCACATATCGCTCAAAGGTTGATATGAAACTAAAGGGAGATACCGATATCAAAGCGCCTGCTCATCCTCTAGGAGCATTTCCTGATGGCTCTTATAATGGCAAGGCTAAATTAAACGTTCCGCTTCCAGCATCTTTAAATTTGGCCATTTCATATGAGATCAAAGATACAACCCTTATGTTTGCTTATGAGAAAACTTACTGGTCAGCTTGGAAAGAGCTAAATTTCGACTATCCTAATGCTGGTGCATCAAATTACTCAAATCCATTTTTTAAAGCCTTTGATGAGCCAAAAGCTAGAAATTGGAAAGATACAAATACATATCGCTTTGGTATAGCTCATAATGCAACTCAAAAACTAAGAATCATGGGCTCTATCATATTTGATGAGGCGGCCTCTTTAAGTAGCACAACCAGCTTTGATTTACCTGATACAAAGGCCGTTGCATATGGAACAGGCTTTAACTACAAATTTAGCGAGGATTTAGAGCTTGGCATGAGCTACTTCTATCAAGATAGAAAAAAACGAGATGTGAAATACTATAGCGGCAATCCTAACTATCCAAATGGAACCTTTGAAAGAGGAAATGCTCAAGCTATAAATTTAGGTATAAAATATAAATTTTAA
- a CDS encoding fatty acid--CoA ligase → MSYVYQNFYEMLNESCKKNPKGVVIYGEGYKTTYSQLKFSIDRVAAYLQSIGVKFGDKVAMIVSNSEEFLISYFAISAIGAVAVPINTFLKHEEFEYILNDCGAKILFASSNLSKEIKGLESRTNLEKIIWIGEFGKYNESNISFITALSCKIELDLIKQPVLTDLAHIIYTSGTTGKPKGAMLSYKNVFSNIIGATKCFDINKKDRFIVFLPMFHSFTLTVMVLLPVFTASSLILIKSVFPFSNVLKQALLKRVTVFLGVPAIYTAIGKAKIPWYFKWFNCVRLFISGAAPLAEQTIIDFKKKFPRAKLLEGYGLSECSPAVAINPSNKQKIASVGLPLPGYEIKIVNDEMMEVATGEVGEIIVKGDCVMQGYLNMPDATDETIMNGWLRTGDLGKVDEEGYLFIVDRKKDLIISKGINIYPREIEEVLFKLEAIEAAAVVGIRDAHADEEVIAFIQFKDEMSIDEKSIRAHLKKHLANFKIPKHIHVVKELPKNATGKVLKRVLKDQIAKGELSEISS, encoded by the coding sequence ATGAGTTATGTTTATCAAAATTTTTACGAGATGCTTAATGAATCTTGCAAGAAAAATCCAAAAGGTGTGGTAATTTATGGCGAGGGGTATAAAACTACCTATAGTCAGCTTAAATTTAGCATCGACAGAGTCGCAGCATATCTACAAAGTATCGGAGTAAAATTTGGCGATAAGGTAGCGATGATAGTCTCAAATTCGGAAGAATTTCTAATAAGCTACTTTGCAATATCTGCCATAGGTGCTGTCGCAGTACCAATAAATACATTCTTAAAACATGAGGAATTTGAGTATATCTTAAACGATTGCGGGGCGAAAATTTTATTCGCCTCCTCAAATTTATCAAAAGAGATTAAGGGGCTTGAAAGCAGAACAAATTTAGAAAAAATCATCTGGATAGGTGAATTTGGTAAATACAACGAATCAAACATAAGCTTTATAACAGCCCTTAGCTGCAAAATAGAGCTAGATCTGATAAAACAACCCGTATTAACCGATCTAGCGCATATCATCTACACTTCAGGCACAACGGGCAAGCCAAAAGGTGCGATGCTAAGCTATAAAAACGTATTTTCAAATATAATCGGCGCTACAAAGTGCTTTGATATCAACAAAAAAGATAGATTTATAGTCTTTTTACCTATGTTTCATAGTTTTACTCTCACCGTTATGGTTCTTTTACCTGTATTTACGGCAAGTTCGCTTATACTGATAAAGTCTGTTTTTCCATTCTCGAATGTTTTAAAACAAGCTCTTTTAAAAAGAGTTACAGTATTTTTAGGGGTTCCTGCGATATATACAGCTATAGGTAAGGCAAAAATTCCATGGTATTTCAAGTGGTTTAACTGCGTAAGGCTCTTTATCAGCGGTGCAGCTCCACTTGCAGAGCAAACCATAATCGACTTTAAAAAGAAATTTCCGCGCGCTAAGCTGCTTGAAGGATATGGTCTTAGCGAGTGTTCGCCAGCAGTCGCGATAAATCCAAGCAACAAGCAAAAGATAGCAAGCGTGGGGCTTCCTCTGCCGGGATATGAGATAAAGATCGTAAATGACGAGATGATGGAAGTTGCTACCGGTGAAGTTGGCGAGATCATCGTAAAGGGCGATTGTGTCATGCAAGGATACTTAAATATGCCTGACGCAACGGACGAAACGATAATGAACGGCTGGCTAAGGACGGGCGATCTTGGCAAGGTTGATGAGGAAGGATATCTATTTATCGTTGATCGCAAAAAAGATCTAATCATCTCAAAAGGCATAAACATCTATCCTAGAGAGATCGAAGAGGTGCTCTTTAAACTCGAAGCTATCGAAGCTGCGGCAGTTGTGGGCATACGCGACGCACACGCTGATGAAGAGGTTATCGCGTTTATTCAGTTTAAAGATGAAATGAGTATAGACGAAAAGAGTATCAGAGCTCATCTTAAAAAGCATCTAGCGAATTTTAAAATTCCAAAACATATCCATGTGGTTAAAGAGCTGCCTAAAAACGCGACAGGCAAGGTGCTAAAACGCGTGCTAAAAGATCAGATCGCAAAGGGCGAATTAAGTGAAATATCTTCTTGA
- a CDS encoding ATP-binding protein, producing MKYLLEFIGSNAKDSNLSALINCNENEAKILQFLSRAYIDGNAQSSVYDVLKAIFGEEKYKFLDHLTDIRSLIDNGWINQSFSIFKTAETKPNQSNLLTLLHTEISLSAAFLKILENGDVSIKMPEITAYEDHLEYLKDQFLRIELYARFALFDPNSSNEAKNRLEKEIQTLNETIKKRLNLTKIILVVEQIFKENSLDEKEQIIFLALLKEEYAGEFDSSRDLNALTSILGGDEFQRAKNRSLLDDGSRLIESGLIDYDEVLSTIGNITRSFFINDDILQRIMHPKNEKKSKKLELASIVKEQEIFELIEPATSIDDVVLNDKTKELMDAILKQVDKKVLTRLSSWGIKSRRAIDVKIIFYGAAGTGKTMSAIGLAKSLKKMVLSFDCSKILSKYVGESEQNVRKIFDTYKEICAKSKSEPVLLLNEADQFLSTRTESSSGADKMHNQMQNIFLEQIEKFEGVLIATTNFLQSLDSAFSRRFDYKIEFKKPDFAARLAIWRKVMPENASFEDGFDIKELAKFDLSGAQIMLVLKNTALKVAIRDDGIFTLKDFENEIKREISSAFDEEKKVGF from the coding sequence GTGAAATATCTTCTTGAATTTATCGGCTCAAACGCCAAAGACTCAAATTTAAGCGCGCTCATAAACTGCAATGAAAACGAGGCTAAAATCCTTCAATTTCTAAGCAGAGCCTACATAGACGGCAATGCTCAAAGTAGCGTTTATGACGTGCTTAAAGCGATTTTTGGCGAGGAAAAGTATAAATTTTTAGATCACTTAACAGACATTAGGTCTTTGATCGATAACGGCTGGATAAATCAAAGTTTTAGCATATTTAAAACTGCCGAAACCAAGCCAAATCAATCAAATTTACTCACTTTACTACACACGGAAATTTCACTCTCTGCAGCGTTTTTAAAAATTTTAGAAAACGGCGATGTTAGTATCAAAATGCCTGAGATTACGGCGTATGAGGATCATTTGGAGTATCTTAAAGATCAGTTTTTGCGTATTGAACTTTATGCTAGATTTGCTCTTTTTGATCCAAACAGCTCAAATGAGGCTAAAAATAGACTTGAAAAAGAGATACAAACTCTTAACGAAACTATAAAAAAACGCCTGAATTTAACTAAAATCATCCTTGTGGTTGAGCAAATTTTTAAAGAAAATTCGCTTGATGAAAAGGAGCAAATTATATTTTTAGCGCTTTTAAAAGAGGAGTACGCTGGCGAATTTGATAGCTCCCGCGATCTAAATGCGCTTACTAGCATTTTGGGCGGCGATGAGTTTCAAAGAGCTAAAAACCGCTCGCTTTTAGATGACGGCTCAAGGCTTATTGAAAGCGGACTGATTGATTACGATGAAGTGCTAAGCACGATAGGCAACATAACACGAAGCTTTTTTATAAACGATGACATTTTGCAGCGCATAATGCATCCAAAAAACGAGAAAAAGAGCAAGAAGCTTGAGCTCGCAAGCATAGTTAAAGAGCAAGAAATTTTCGAGCTGATCGAGCCTGCGACAAGTATCGATGATGTGGTGCTAAACGATAAAACAAAAGAGCTAATGGATGCGATTTTAAAGCAAGTTGATAAAAAAGTCTTAACGCGTCTTTCAAGCTGGGGGATTAAATCTCGCCGCGCCATAGACGTTAAGATCATCTTTTACGGAGCTGCGGGAACAGGCAAAACGATGAGCGCCATAGGACTAGCAAAGAGTCTTAAAAAGATGGTTTTAAGCTTTGACTGCTCTAAAATTTTAAGCAAATACGTGGGTGAAAGCGAACAAAACGTTCGTAAAATTTTTGATACGTATAAGGAAATTTGCGCTAAGAGCAAGAGCGAGCCAGTGCTGCTTCTAAACGAGGCTGATCAGTTCTTAAGCACAAGGACTGAGAGTTCAAGCGGGGCTGATAAGATGCACAATCAAATGCAAAATATATTTTTAGAGCAGATTGAGAAATTTGAAGGCGTCTTAATCGCTACGACGAATTTCTTGCAGAGCCTTGATAGCGCGTTTTCAAGAAGATTTGACTATAAAATAGAGTTTAAAAAGCCGGATTTTGCGGCACGCCTTGCGATTTGGCGAAAAGTAATGCCTGAAAATGCGAGCTTTGAAGATGGATTTGACATAAAAGAGCTTGCCAAATTTGACTTAAGCGGCGCGCAAATCATGCTTGTGCTTAAAAACACGGCTCTTAAAGTTGCCATTAGAGATGATGGAATTTTTACTCTTAAGGATTTTGAAAACGAGATAAAACGCGAAATTTCAAGCGCCTTTGACGAAGAGAAAAAAGTAGGGTTTTAA
- a CDS encoding coproporphyrinogen III oxidase family protein — MGFKNIIEKFAVNYAHNSMQKSLYNGLNINILDNKFNKIPKPDTEYMLYAHVPFCHTFCPYCSFHKYHYEQELAVHYFANLREEMRQVKEAGFNFTSMYVGGGTTLINEPELEKTLVLAKELFDIKDISCESDPNHIDPENLKRFQGLIDRLSVGVQSFSDDILKKVARYDRFGSSEHLQEKLRKAMGVLPTISLDLIFNLPNQTREQLLHDVKIAKSIAPEQITFYPLMKSPLTRDAIARSLGVDDSDNEREFYELICENFSDYHQSNAWAFGRDNANLRDEYVGSHHEYLGIGSGAFSFLNGELLINAFNLLDYGRIVKNHESPVIAKCSFTKKDRLKYIFLTELFDGGVDIIKYNEFNRTNIHKELFVELNLLKLVNAIYEENGVIKPTFFGKYICLVLMRDFYAGMDKVRAIFKDDAKIKRSKKLRIMEENTEPNFDNSVISPKAAV, encoded by the coding sequence ATGGGTTTTAAGAATATTATAGAAAAATTTGCAGTTAATTACGCTCATAATTCTATGCAAAAGTCCCTTTATAACGGGCTAAATATAAATATTTTAGATAATAAATTTAACAAAATTCCAAAGCCTGACACTGAGTATATGCTGTACGCGCACGTGCCGTTTTGTCACACGTTTTGTCCTTATTGCTCATTTCACAAGTATCATTACGAACAAGAGCTTGCGGTGCATTATTTTGCGAATTTGCGCGAAGAGATGAGGCAGGTTAAGGAGGCCGGATTTAACTTTACCTCGATGTATGTCGGTGGCGGAACCACGCTTATAAACGAGCCTGAGCTTGAAAAGACACTTGTACTTGCAAAAGAGCTTTTTGATATCAAAGATATATCGTGCGAGAGCGATCCAAACCACATCGATCCTGAAAATTTAAAGAGATTTCAAGGGCTTATCGACCGCTTAAGTGTCGGTGTGCAAAGCTTTAGCGATGACATCTTAAAAAAAGTTGCCAGATATGATCGCTTCGGTTCAAGCGAGCATCTTCAAGAAAAGCTAAGAAAAGCTATGGGCGTGCTGCCTACGATAAGCCTTGATCTTATTTTTAACCTGCCAAATCAGACTAGAGAGCAGCTTTTACATGATGTAAAAATCGCAAAATCAATCGCTCCTGAGCAGATAACTTTCTATCCGCTTATGAAGTCTCCGCTTACGCGTGACGCGATAGCTCGCTCACTTGGCGTGGATGATAGCGATAACGAGCGCGAGTTTTATGAGCTCATTTGCGAAAATTTCAGCGACTATCACCAAAGTAACGCCTGGGCGTTTGGTCGCGATAACGCAAATTTGCGCGATGAATATGTAGGAAGCCACCATGAGTATCTTGGAATCGGAAGCGGTGCGTTTAGCTTCTTAAATGGAGAGCTTCTTATAAACGCGTTTAACTTGCTTGATTACGGAAGGATAGTGAAAAACCATGAGAGCCCCGTCATCGCAAAATGCAGCTTTACTAAAAAAGATCGCCTGAAATACATCTTCTTAACCGAGCTTTTTGACGGCGGAGTTGATATAATCAAATACAACGAATTTAACCGTACAAACATCCACAAAGAGCTCTTTGTCGAGCTAAATTTGCTTAAGCTTGTAAATGCTATCTATGAAGAAAACGGAGTAATTAAACCTACGTTTTTCGGTAAGTATATCTGTCTTGTTTTGATGCGAGATTTTTATGCGGGTATGGATAAGGTTAGAGCGATATTTAAGGATGATGCAAAGATTAAGCGAAGCAAAAAACTACGCATAATGGAAGAAAATACCGAGCCAAATTTCGATAACTCAGTCATCTCGCCAAAGGCTGCGGTTTAA
- a CDS encoding YajQ family cyclic di-GMP-binding protein encodes MATEHSFDISAQVDLMEVKNALETAKKEVAARYDFKGIAAEIELNEKDKFITLLSTSDNKIDALKDIVISKLIKRNIPPVAVSESKRESASGSNIKATLKLNDTLDSENSKKITKAIKDAKLKVNATIRGEEVRVAGKSIDDLQECIRIVKALNLELPLSFRNLK; translated from the coding sequence ATGGCTACCGAACATAGCTTTGATATAAGTGCGCAAGTTGATCTGATGGAGGTTAAAAACGCTCTTGAAACAGCGAAAAAAGAGGTTGCCGCAAGATATGATTTTAAGGGTATCGCTGCTGAGATCGAGCTAAACGAAAAGGATAAATTCATCACTCTTCTTAGCACAAGCGATAATAAAATCGACGCTTTAAAAGATATCGTTATCTCAAAGCTTATCAAGCGAAATATCCCGCCTGTAGCGGTTAGTGAAAGCAAGCGAGAAAGCGCAAGCGGAAGCAATATAAAAGCCACTCTTAAGCTAAACGATACGCTTGATAGCGAAAATTCAAAAAAGATCACAAAAGCTATAAAAGACGCAAAACTAAAAGTAAATGCAACAATTAGAGGCGAAGAGGTGAGGGTCGCAGGCAAATCGATCGATGATCTGCAAGAGTGCATAAGGATCGTTAAAGCTTTAAATCTTGAATTACCACTTAGTTTTAGAAATTTAAAATAA